A window of the Cucurbita pepo subsp. pepo cultivar mu-cu-16 chromosome LG01, ASM280686v2, whole genome shotgun sequence genome harbors these coding sequences:
- the LOC111799002 gene encoding solute carrier family 25 member 44-like isoform X2, translating to MRIVLDFSRLVRPRLTGTRAGLFTGITVALYPVSVVKTRMQVAVKDSAEKNAFSVIKGLLKNDGVPGLYRGFGTVITGAIPARIIFLTALETTKVGTLKMVEPLKFSEPTQAAIANGLAGMTASLFSQAVFVPIDVISQKLMVQGYSSNTRYNGGLDVARKLIKSDGIRGLYKGFGLSVMTYSPSSAVWWASYGASQRIIWRFLGQNSGAEKFAPSHAQLISVQAAGGIIAGATASCITTPLDTIKTRLQVMGDKGQTARQIVENLIAEDGWKGLYRGLGPRFFSMSAWGTSMILAYEYLKRLCAKDEQT from the exons ATGCGAATAGTTCTCGATTTCAGTCGCTTGGTCAGACCGAGATTAACTGGGACAA GAGCTGGTCTCTTTACTGGGATTACAGTTGCACTATACCCTGTTTCTGTTGTAAAAACGAGGATGCAGGTTGCTGTAAAGGATTCTGCCgagaaaaatgcattttctGTAATTAAAGGCTTACTGAAGAATGATGGGGTTCCTGGTCTTTACAGAGGGTTTGGCACTGTTATCACCGGTGCAATTCCTGCAAGGATTATCTTCCTTACTGCTTTGGAGACTACCAAAGTAGGAACCTTAAAAATGGTTGAGCCATTGAAATTTTCTGAACCCACACAGGCGGCAATAGCAAATGGGTTAGCTGGCATGACTGCATCACTTTTTTCTCAAGCTGTTTTTGTTCCAATTGATGTG ATTAGTCAGAAGCTCATGGTTCAAGGATACTCAAGCAATACAAGATATAATGGGGGTTTAGATGTTGCTCGTAAACTGATAAAGTCTGATGGGATCCGGGGATTGTATAAAGGTTTTGGATTATCTGTTATGACCTACTCTCCATCTAGTGCTGTATGGTGGGCAAGTTATGGTGCAAGTCAACGTATCATCTGGAG GTTCTTAGGCCAAAACTCTGGTGCTGAGAAATTTGCTCCTAGCCATGCCCAACTTATTTCTGTTCAAGCTGCAGGTGGAATAATTGCAGGTGCAACAGCTTCCTGCATTACGACGCCATTGGACACTATAAAGACTCGCTTACAG GTGATGGGTGATAAAGGGCAGACAGCAAGACAAATTGTTGAAAACTTAATCGCCGAGGATGGATGGAAAGGCCTCTATAGGGGGCTGGGTCCTCGGTTTTTCAGCATGTCAGCCTGGGGAACCTCGATGATATTGGCTTACGAGTATCTCA AGCGCCTGTGTGCAAAAGATGAACAGACTTGA
- the LOC111799002 gene encoding solute carrier family 25 member 44-like isoform X1: MNANSSRFQSLGQTEINWDKLDKAKFYGVGAGLFTGITVALYPVSVVKTRMQVAVKDSAEKNAFSVIKGLLKNDGVPGLYRGFGTVITGAIPARIIFLTALETTKVGTLKMVEPLKFSEPTQAAIANGLAGMTASLFSQAVFVPIDVISQKLMVQGYSSNTRYNGGLDVARKLIKSDGIRGLYKGFGLSVMTYSPSSAVWWASYGASQRIIWRFLGQNSGAEKFAPSHAQLISVQAAGGIIAGATASCITTPLDTIKTRLQVMGDKGQTARQIVENLIAEDGWKGLYRGLGPRFFSMSAWGTSMILAYEYLKRLCAKDEQT, translated from the exons ATGAATGCGAATAGTTCTCGATTTCAGTCGCTTGGTCAGACCGAGATTAACTGGGACAA GCTTGATAAAGCAAAATTTTATGGCGTAGGAGCTGGTCTCTTTACTGGGATTACAGTTGCACTATACCCTGTTTCTGTTGTAAAAACGAGGATGCAGGTTGCTGTAAAGGATTCTGCCgagaaaaatgcattttctGTAATTAAAGGCTTACTGAAGAATGATGGGGTTCCTGGTCTTTACAGAGGGTTTGGCACTGTTATCACCGGTGCAATTCCTGCAAGGATTATCTTCCTTACTGCTTTGGAGACTACCAAAGTAGGAACCTTAAAAATGGTTGAGCCATTGAAATTTTCTGAACCCACACAGGCGGCAATAGCAAATGGGTTAGCTGGCATGACTGCATCACTTTTTTCTCAAGCTGTTTTTGTTCCAATTGATGTG ATTAGTCAGAAGCTCATGGTTCAAGGATACTCAAGCAATACAAGATATAATGGGGGTTTAGATGTTGCTCGTAAACTGATAAAGTCTGATGGGATCCGGGGATTGTATAAAGGTTTTGGATTATCTGTTATGACCTACTCTCCATCTAGTGCTGTATGGTGGGCAAGTTATGGTGCAAGTCAACGTATCATCTGGAG GTTCTTAGGCCAAAACTCTGGTGCTGAGAAATTTGCTCCTAGCCATGCCCAACTTATTTCTGTTCAAGCTGCAGGTGGAATAATTGCAGGTGCAACAGCTTCCTGCATTACGACGCCATTGGACACTATAAAGACTCGCTTACAG GTGATGGGTGATAAAGGGCAGACAGCAAGACAAATTGTTGAAAACTTAATCGCCGAGGATGGATGGAAAGGCCTCTATAGGGGGCTGGGTCCTCGGTTTTTCAGCATGTCAGCCTGGGGAACCTCGATGATATTGGCTTACGAGTATCTCA AGCGCCTGTGTGCAAAAGATGAACAGACTTGA
- the LOC111807653 gene encoding PI-PLC X domain-containing protein At5g67130, with product MEISHWQSSLHSVLLLSFLIFPLVAADQTCSDGLCKVGDGCSSNGDCGPGLYCFSCPPTFFASRCVRSLYTDPFKLLNNSLPFNKYAYLTTHNSFAIEGEPSHTGVPRVTLNNQEDTIAQQLNNGVRGFMLDTYDFLGDVWLCHSFGGKCHNYTAFEPALDTLKVIEAFLAANTKEIVTLILEDYVQSPNGLTKVFTDAGLKKFWFPITNMPKDNDDWPLVSDMVANNQRLLVFTSNRAKEATEGIAYQWNYMVENQYGNDGMQEGSCPKRAESSALDDKRKSLVLVNYFPTVPFKRQACEHNSKDLIGMLQTCHGAAGNRWANFVALDFYKRSDGGGAFQALDTLNGELLCGSTDIHSCVG from the exons ATGGAGATATCCCATTGGCAGAGCAGCCTTCATTCAGTACTCCTGCTTTCATTCCTCATCTTCCCTCTTGTTGCTGCAGATCAGACCTGCTCCGATGGACTCTGCAAG GTGGGGGATGGCTGCTCTTCTAATGGAGATTGTGGACCTGGATTGTACTGCTTCTCATGCCCACCAACCTTCTTTGCCTCCAGATGTGTTCGATCTCTTTACACCGATCCCTTCAAACTTCTG AATAATTCATTGCCATTCAACAAGTATGCGTATCTAACAACGCACAATTCATTTGCCATTGAAGGAGAGCCCTCTCACACCGGAGTTCCGCGAGTTACACTTAACAATCAAGAGGACACCATCGCCCAACAGCTTAAT AACGGAGTTAGAGGGTTTATGTTGGATACCTATGATTTTCTTGGAGATGTCTGGCTCTGCCATTCCTTTGGAGGAAAATGCCACAACTACACTGCATTT GAACCAGCACTAGACACATTGAAGGTTATAGAGGCATTCTTGGCAGCAAACACCAAAGAGATTGTCACATTGATCTTAGAAGACTATGTTCAATCTCCCAATGGACTGACCAAGGTATTCACCGACGCCGGGCTAAAGAAATTCTGGTTTCCGATCACGAATATGCCGAAGGACAACGACGACTGGCCCCTAGTCAGCGACATGGTGGCAAACAACCAAAGGCTGCTGGTCTTCACATCAAACAGAGCCAAGGAAGCAACAGAAGGAATAGCATACCAATGGAATTACATGGTCGAAAATCAAT ATGGGAATGATGGAATGCAAGAAGGGAGCTGTCCAAAGAGGGCAGAATCATCAGCACTTGATGACAAGAGAAAATCTCTGGTTTTAGTGAACTATTTCCCAACAGTTCCATTCAAAAGACAAGCTTGTGAGCATAACTCAAAGGATCTGATTGGCATGCTTCAAACTTGTCATGGGGCAGCTGGTAACCGATGGGCTAACTTTGTGGCTCTTGATTTCTACAAG AGGAGTGATGGAGGTGGAGCCTTTCAAGCTTTGGACACTCTGAATGGGGAGCTCTTGTGTGGGTCGACTGACATTCATTCATGTGTGGGTTGA